CTTGATCATATAGTTGTTGTGCTAATTCTAAACTTTTAGATAGATGAACCGCTTCTTTTCTTTCTTCATCAGTTAAATATATATTTCTAGAGCTTTTTGCTAATCCGTCTACTTCTCTCACAATATCTATCGGCACGATATGAACTGCATGATTAAATTCTTCTACCATTTTTTCGATTATGGCAAGTTGTTGTGCGTCTTTCTTCCCAAAATATGCATTGGTCGGTTGTATAATATTGAAAAGTTTATTAACGACTGTTACAACACCATCAAAGTGTCCTGGTCGTTTCTTTCCTTCTAATACTTGTGCTAAGTGCCCTACAGTAATTGTCATGCCTAGCTCTCTTGGATACATTTCTTCTACTGTCGGATGAAATACATAGTCTACGCCGATTTGTTGTAATTTTTCTAAATCTGATGCAAATAGTCTTGGATAGTTATCAAAGTCTTCGTTAGGACCAAATTGTAATGGATTCACAAAAATACTTACTGCCGTTACATCATTTTCTTCTATTGATTGTTTCATCATTTTTAAATGGCCATCATGTAACGCACCCATTGTTGGCACTAATCCAATTGTTTTACCTTGTGATCGATAGGTTGATGCGATATCCATCATGTCTTTTACATACTCGACTACTTGTGTCACTTATCTGTCTCTCCCATCACTTTCTTTTTATAAGTGTGTGCTTCTGAAGGGAATGCACCACTTTTCACTTCTTGATTGTAAGTTTTTAATGCTTCTACGCCATTTGAAAAGTCACCGTATTGCTTAACAAATTTAGCGATATGTTCTGAGCCATAATTTAATAGGTCATGATATACCAATACTTGTCCATCTGTTTCTTTACCAGCACCGATACCAATTACTGGGATCGTTAATTGTGCGCTAATAACGGCTGCTAAATCACTCGGTATGGCTTCTAACACAAGCATTACGGCTCCAGCTTGTTCTACATTTTTCGCATCTTCTATTAGTTGTTCTGCTTCTTCTCTTGAGCCAGCCTGTAATTTGTAACCTGTAATACCGACACTTTGAGGTGTTAACCCTAAGTGTGATACAACTGGTACACCTATTTGCGTACACCCTTTAATCAATTCTACATGGACACCTTCGATTTTGACGGCGTTTGCTTTCGTTTCTTTATATAATTGAATGGCGTTCTTCATGTCTGTCGTTTGATCGACGCCTACTGCACCAAAAGGCACATCAACGATTACATAACTTTCAGGCGCACCTCTTCTAACTGCTTTAGCGTGATGAATCATATCTTCCATCGTTACTTCTACAGTGCTGTCATATCCTAAAACAACCATACCTAAAGAGTCCCCAACAAGTATTGTGTCTATCTTTGCTTGTTCTGCTTGTTTAGCACTTGGATAATCATATGCTGTGATCATAGAAATTTTCTCTTTTTGTTCCTTCATCGTCAACAATTGTTTTATGGTTTTCATCCGGTACCACCTTCTCATTTTTGTTATTATGTATATATTAACATTGAAAGGAAAATAATAAATGAAAAAGTTTGGAATAATCGGTCCTGGTGCAGTTGGCACAGCTATCGCATATGCATTAAATCAATCTGGTCATAACGTTGCGCTATTTGGAAGATCAAATTCCACCGTTAGCTTCCAAGAATACAATCATAGCGAGCAACATGAATTTACGGTTCATGCCCTGCAAGATGCTCATGAACCAGTTGATATTTTATTTATTGCCGTCAAGACGACCCAACTCGATTCAATCATCCCATACCTTAACAATGTCATACACTCAAACAGTGTTATTATTTTAACTCAAAATGGCTATGGACAGCTACAAAAAATAAATCATCCTTATAAATATCATGCAGTTGTTTATATAAGTGGACAAAAAGATAAAAATAGCGTCACGCATTTTAGAGATTGGACTTTAAAGCTCCCTCTAGATAACAACACGCTTGAACTTCAAACCGTTACACAAGACAGTTTGCTCAATATCGAGTGTCTTGAAGATTATCCCGAACATGTGTGGTACAAGCTCATCGTTAATTTAGGTATTAACACTGTAACAGCATTGACGCGACAACCTGCCGTAGTACTAAAGTCTAACGAAGTCAAAACACTTTGTTATAACTTATTAGTAGAAGGCAAGCGTGTTGCAAAAGCTGAAAATGTACATTTTGATGATGATTTAGAAGAAAGCATTATGAAAATTTATGAAGGATACCCAGATGATATGGGAACAAGCATGTATTATGACATGATTAATGCGCGACCTTTAGAAACTCAATATATTCAAGGTTATATATACAACCTTAGTCAAAAACATCAGTTATCCACACCCTATTTAGACAGTACTTACGCCATTTTAAGTACATTTTAATAAGCATGCCTGCAGTGTAAAATCGTTTTAATTTTCTATATTCGGGTAAAAATTAATATAAGTTTAACCATAAAGGTGGGTAATTTTATGAAAGATAAATTCGAAAAAAAGCATGAAGAAATAGAAGGTTATACGCAACAGGTACAACCTGGTATAGAACATGAAATGGAACCAAAACCTATTATCGAAGATGAAGATTATAAAGCTGGCGGTAAATTAAAAGGAAAAGTAGCACTTGTTACAGGTGGGGATTCCGGAATTGGTGAAGCAACTGCTATCCTTTTTGCTAAAGAAGGTGCAAATGTTGCCATCGCTTATTACGATGAAGATAAAGATGCCAAATATGCATTGGCAAGACTTGAAGAAATCGGCGTTAAAGCAAAAGCCTATAAACATGACTTAAAAAAAGACAATCATGCTCAAGAACTTGTAGACAAAGTCATCGCAGACTTTGGTCAACTCAATATATTAGTTAACAACGGTGGTATTCAACATCCACAAGATCATTTCGAAGATATTACGAAAGACCAGCTACAAGAAACGTTTGAAACGAACTTTTTCGGTATGTTTTATCTATCACAAGCTGCATTGCCCCATTTAAATAAGGGAGATGTCATTATTAATACGACAAGTGTGACGGCATATCGTGGTTCCGCACATCTCATTGATTATTCTGCTACTAAAGGTGCCATTGTCTCATTCACGCGTTCTCTTGCGACTTCATTAGCTGATAAAGGCATTCGTGTGAACGCAGTCGCACCTGGCCCAATATATACACCATTGATTCCAGCAACTTTCGATAAAGACAAAGTAGAAAACGCTGGATCGGAAACGCCACTAGGCAGACGAGGACAACCGAGTGAGAATGCACCAGCATATGTTTATTTAGCATCACAAGATTCCACTTACGTAACAGGACAAGTCATCCACATTAATGGTGGAGACTTTATGACAACTTAATATTATATGACAAAATGATTTTAAGAAAAAAGTTTTGAAAAATTTTTCTTGTGATAACAATCAATTTTTAAGCGCTTATTTTAAATATGAAGAAGCTCGACATTTTTCATTGGAATAAGCGCTTTCTTTATGTTAATGACGGTAACAAATCACACCCTATATTTACGAAAATTAATTGCTTATACTCAAAATTCAATCATAAGAATTATACTTTTAAAGCAAAAGATTGCACAATACTAATTTGACTATTAAATTTTGTTATGATAGCGTAATATAAGTCAATAAACAAATAGGGACTGGTTATTTTGAGCAAAATAGAAATCAAAGACGTTTCAAAAGTTTTTGGCAATTACAATGACCAAGTTAAAACGCTTTTAAAGGATAATAAATCTAAAGACGAAATCCTTAAAGAGACTGGTTCAACAGTAGCTGTCAAAAATGCTAACTTCACGATTGAAGATGGCGAGATATTTGTAGTCATGGGTCTTTCCGGGAGTGGTAAATCAACACTTATCCGTTTGATTAACCGTTTAATAGACCCCACTGATGGCGATATCTTAATTAATTCAAAAAACATTTCATCATTAAACACTGAAGATTTACGTAACTTTAGACGTGAAAACTTAAGCATGGTTTTCCAAAGTTTCGCTTTATTCCCCTTCAAAACTGTTGTTGAAAATGTAGCTTTTGGATTAGAAGTAAAGAACGTACCGAAAAAGGAACGTTTGAAAAAGGCAGAAGAATCATTAAAGTTAGTAGGACTTGATGGTTATAAAGATCAACTTCCTAAACAATTATCTGGCGGGATGCAACAACGTGTTGGTTTAGCAAGAGCGCTAGCTAACAATACAGATATTTTGTTAATGGATGAAGCCTTCTCAGCATTAGATCCACTTATTCGTAAAGAAATGCAAAACGAACTTTTGCAATTACAACATAATATGCAAAAAACGATTATTTTCATTACACATGATTTAGATGAAGCGCTTCATATTGGTGATAGAATTGCCTTAATGAAAGATGGAGAAATCGCACAAGTTGGCACACCTGAACAGATTGTCATTAATCCTGCTGACGACTATGTTAAAGATTTCGTTAAAGACATCGATCGTTCTAAAGTGTTAAAAGTAAAACATGTTATGGATACTGTTGAAAATGTAGAATTAGTAGAAGGCATGTCATTTATAGAGGCTGAATCATTACTCTATAAAACATTCCCACACTTCAAATCCGGTATTCACGAACTTTGGATTAAAAAAGACGACAAAGTGGTCGGAAAACTTAACTTCCAAGATGTGTTCGATGTATTAGCACAAGGGAATGAGGTGATGGGTCATGCTTAATATGTTACCAATATTACCTTTGTCAGATTGGGCTAACTCATTTGTAGAATGGTTAACAAATACATTCAGCTTTATTTTCGATCCAATTAAGACGTACCTAGGTAGCATAATGCAATTCATCATATCTTTATTAGAATTGCTACATCCTTTCGTATTTATCATTATCATCATGGTACTAGCTTTCTTTGTAATGAATAGGAAGATTATTGCACCGATTTTAGTTGGTGTCGGTTTATTCTTTATTTATAATCAAGATTTATGGGATCAACTACTTAATACGATGACGCTTGTAATCATCAGTAGTTTATTATCCGTTATCATCGGTATCCCGCTTGGAATATTGATGTCTAAAAGTGATCGTTTCCAAGCCGTTATGAAACCGATTTTAGACTTTATGCAGACAATGCCTGCATTCGTATATTTAATTCCTGCCGTAGCATTTTTCGGTATAGGCATGGTTCCAGGTGTATTCGCATCTATTATATTTGCTACACCACCTACTATTCGTTTAACGAACTTAGGTATAAGACAAATTTCTGCAGAATTAATAGAAGCTAGTGATGCATTTGGTACTACTTCCATGCAAAAATTAATTAAAGTACAACTCCCTCTTGCTAAAGCCTCTATCATGGCCGGTGTAAACCAAACTGTCATGTTAGCTTTATCAATGGTTGTAATAGCATCAATGATTGGCGCACCAGGTTTAGGTAGAGATGTCTTAAGTTCTCTACAACGTGCAGAAGTAGGTTCAGGTTTCGTAGCAGGTTTAAGTATCGTTATTCTTGCAATCATTATCGACCGCTTTACTCAATCATCAAAAAACAAATAATCTAGGAGGAATTATAATGAAGAACAAATGGCGTGTACTCGTACTAGCTCTTTCTTTAGCTTTAGTATTAGCAGCTTGTGGGAATGGCGGCTCAAGTGAAGATGGAGACTTAGGTAAAAAAGATATAAACTTATCATACGTTGAATGGGATTCAGAAATTGCTTCAACTCATGTAATGCAAAAAGTATTAGAAGATGAAGGTTATAACGTTGAAATTACACCTTTAGATAACGCAGTAATGTGGGAATCCGTTTCATCTGGTGAAACAGACGCAATGGTTAGTGCTTGGTTACCAGGAACTCACGGAGATTTATATAAAAAACATAAGAAAAAACTTGATGATTTAGGTCCAAACCTTGAAGGTGCTAAAATTGGTCTAGTTGTAAACAAAGACTTCGATGGCGATTCAATTGCTGACTTAAAAGATCAAGCTGGCAAGAAAATCATCGGTATCGAACCAGGTGCTGGTGTTGTTAAAGCATCTGAAAAAGCAGTAAAAGATTACAAATTAGACGGATGGAAAGTTGAAACATCTTCATCAGGCGCTATGGCTACAACATTAGGCCAATCAATGAAAAAAGGTGACGACATTGTTGTGACTGGTTGGTCTCCACACTGGAAATTCCAAAAATATGATTTAAAATACTTGAAAGACCCTAAAGGCTCATTCGGTAAAGCAGAACATATTAATACAATGGCACGTAAAGACTTGAAAAAAGATAGTCCAAAAGCATATGAAACTTTAGATAACTTCAACTGGACTACAAAAGATATGGAATCTGTTATGTTAGATATCCAAGATGGTACATCACCTAAGAAAGCAGCAGAAAAATGGGTAGATGATAACCAAGATAAAGTAAAAGAATGGACTAAAAAATCTAAATCAGATAAATAATACTGATTTATAATAGAGCAGCCTATACCTCGGGAACAAAGGTATAGGCTTTTTTTTATTTATTGGAGCTCTATTTATCATGTGGAGCTTGACTTGATAAATTCAACGGCTCTATTTATCATGTGGAGCCTGACTTGATAAATTCACGGGCTCTATTTATCATGTGGAGCTTGACTTGATAAATTCAACGGCTCTATTTATCATGTGGAGCCTGACTTGATAAATTCACGGGCTCTATTTATCATGTGGGACCTGACTTGATAAATTCACGGGCTCTATTTATCATGTGGAGCCTGACTTGATAAATTCACGGGCTCTATTTATCATGTGGAGCCTGACTTGATAAATTCAACGGCTCTATTTATCATCGCCCCTATTTATCATCTACACCCTCACTCACACTATTCTCCCTATTTCTCCCCTAGTTTCCGGTCTAATAGTTCTGCCATCATCATCCAGCCTCTTTGATCTTTGCCGTCTATATCATATGGTACAAATCCATAATTTAAATACATATTTATGGCTGGATAGCTTGTAGTTTGCGTTGTTAAATATACTTGTTCATGTCCGATCTCGACCATTTTGTTCAATGCAGCACTTAATAATGGCTTCGATAGTTTCTTTCCTTGGTATGCTGGTTTAATTGCAACAAAATGTATTCTTCCTAATTGTTGTCTACCGTTATCTAAATCACCAAACCATGCTGTTGTTGTACCTATTGCTTCTCCTTTTTCATTCTCTATAAAAAGGCATCTGAATTTCATTTCTTCTATATTAATACCGAATTCTCGATCAAATCTTTCTAGTGCCTCATCAATTGTTTTAAATTCTTCGGCTGCTGTTTCAATTTTAGCCCAGTTGAGTTCATCGCCTTCTTTAAACATTCTAATAGCGTATCCATATGGTAAATCAAACTGAGGAATATTGTCTAAGTTATTTCTTAACATTTTTAATTTAATTTTTTCCATAAATCGTACCTCGATTTTTATTTATTTTAAAAAAGCTACTTAAAACGCTTTAAATTTCAAGTTGTCATAAGTCTATTATCTTTTTAATATGATTGTCATAAAAGACATTTCTTTTTTATTCTACTGTAACCTATGAT
This portion of the Mammaliicoccus vitulinus genome encodes:
- the panC gene encoding pantoate--beta-alanine ligase, yielding MTQVVEYVKDMMDIASTYRSQGKTIGLVPTMGALHDGHLKMMKQSIEENDVTAVSIFVNPLQFGPNEDFDNYPRLFASDLEKLQQIGVDYVFHPTVEEMYPRELGMTITVGHLAQVLEGKKRPGHFDGVVTVVNKLFNIIQPTNAYFGKKDAQQLAIIEKMVEEFNHAVHIVPIDIVREVDGLAKSSRNIYLTDEERKEAVHLSKSLELAQQLYDQGERDSDVLINEITQYLQKHVSGEIVEVAIYSYPELEEQVTISGQIFISLAVKFSQARLIDNIII
- the panB gene encoding 3-methyl-2-oxobutanoate hydroxymethyltransferase — translated: MKTIKQLLTMKEQKEKISMITAYDYPSAKQAEQAKIDTILVGDSLGMVVLGYDSTVEVTMEDMIHHAKAVRRGAPESYVIVDVPFGAVGVDQTTDMKNAIQLYKETKANAVKIEGVHVELIKGCTQIGVPVVSHLGLTPQSVGITGYKLQAGSREEAEQLIEDAKNVEQAGAVMLVLEAIPSDLAAVISAQLTIPVIGIGAGKETDGQVLVYHDLLNYGSEHIAKFVKQYGDFSNGVEALKTYNQEVKSGAFPSEAHTYKKKVMGETDK
- a CDS encoding oxidoreductase yields the protein MKKFGIIGPGAVGTAIAYALNQSGHNVALFGRSNSTVSFQEYNHSEQHEFTVHALQDAHEPVDILFIAVKTTQLDSIIPYLNNVIHSNSVIILTQNGYGQLQKINHPYKYHAVVYISGQKDKNSVTHFRDWTLKLPLDNNTLELQTVTQDSLLNIECLEDYPEHVWYKLIVNLGINTVTALTRQPAVVLKSNEVKTLCYNLLVEGKRVAKAENVHFDDDLEESIMKIYEGYPDDMGTSMYYDMINARPLETQYIQGYIYNLSQKHQLSTPYLDSTYAILSTF
- a CDS encoding SDR family oxidoreductase, which encodes MKDKFEKKHEEIEGYTQQVQPGIEHEMEPKPIIEDEDYKAGGKLKGKVALVTGGDSGIGEATAILFAKEGANVAIAYYDEDKDAKYALARLEEIGVKAKAYKHDLKKDNHAQELVDKVIADFGQLNILVNNGGIQHPQDHFEDITKDQLQETFETNFFGMFYLSQAALPHLNKGDVIINTTSVTAYRGSAHLIDYSATKGAIVSFTRSLATSLADKGIRVNAVAPGPIYTPLIPATFDKDKVENAGSETPLGRRGQPSENAPAYVYLASQDSTYVTGQVIHINGGDFMTT
- a CDS encoding quaternary amine ABC transporter ATP-binding protein, with the protein product MSKIEIKDVSKVFGNYNDQVKTLLKDNKSKDEILKETGSTVAVKNANFTIEDGEIFVVMGLSGSGKSTLIRLINRLIDPTDGDILINSKNISSLNTEDLRNFRRENLSMVFQSFALFPFKTVVENVAFGLEVKNVPKKERLKKAEESLKLVGLDGYKDQLPKQLSGGMQQRVGLARALANNTDILLMDEAFSALDPLIRKEMQNELLQLQHNMQKTIIFITHDLDEALHIGDRIALMKDGEIAQVGTPEQIVINPADDYVKDFVKDIDRSKVLKVKHVMDTVENVELVEGMSFIEAESLLYKTFPHFKSGIHELWIKKDDKVVGKLNFQDVFDVLAQGNEVMGHA
- a CDS encoding ABC transporter permease, with the translated sequence MLNMLPILPLSDWANSFVEWLTNTFSFIFDPIKTYLGSIMQFIISLLELLHPFVFIIIIMVLAFFVMNRKIIAPILVGVGLFFIYNQDLWDQLLNTMTLVIISSLLSVIIGIPLGILMSKSDRFQAVMKPILDFMQTMPAFVYLIPAVAFFGIGMVPGVFASIIFATPPTIRLTNLGIRQISAELIEASDAFGTTSMQKLIKVQLPLAKASIMAGVNQTVMLALSMVVIASMIGAPGLGRDVLSSLQRAEVGSGFVAGLSIVILAIIIDRFTQSSKNK
- a CDS encoding glycine betaine ABC transporter substrate-binding protein, producing the protein MKNKWRVLVLALSLALVLAACGNGGSSEDGDLGKKDINLSYVEWDSEIASTHVMQKVLEDEGYNVEITPLDNAVMWESVSSGETDAMVSAWLPGTHGDLYKKHKKKLDDLGPNLEGAKIGLVVNKDFDGDSIADLKDQAGKKIIGIEPGAGVVKASEKAVKDYKLDGWKVETSSSGAMATTLGQSMKKGDDIVVTGWSPHWKFQKYDLKYLKDPKGSFGKAEHINTMARKDLKKDSPKAYETLDNFNWTTKDMESVMLDIQDGTSPKKAAEKWVDDNQDKVKEWTKKSKSDK
- a CDS encoding GNAT family N-acetyltransferase; translated protein: MEKIKLKMLRNNLDNIPQFDLPYGYAIRMFKEGDELNWAKIETAAEEFKTIDEALERFDREFGINIEEMKFRCLFIENEKGEAIGTTTAWFGDLDNGRQQLGRIHFVAIKPAYQGKKLSKPLLSAALNKMVEIGHEQVYLTTQTTSYPAINMYLNYGFVPYDIDGKDQRGWMMMAELLDRKLGEK